From a single Rhodococcus qingshengii JCM 15477 genomic region:
- a CDS encoding SHOCT domain-containing protein: MVFRGGRRGRPGLLGTVARTAVVAGTAKATSNAMDRRSQRKASEQQQEYQQEYQQQQPPPQQQVAPVQSVPPSGADDLVSKLQELGQLHQSGVLTDAEFAAAKAQLLS; encoded by the coding sequence ATGGTTTTTCGAGGTGGACGCAGAGGGCGGCCGGGGTTGCTCGGCACGGTGGCGCGCACGGCGGTAGTGGCTGGAACCGCAAAGGCGACGTCCAACGCCATGGATCGACGGAGTCAACGAAAGGCCAGCGAGCAGCAGCAGGAATATCAGCAGGAGTACCAGCAGCAACAGCCGCCGCCGCAGCAGCAGGTCGCCCCCGTGCAGTCCGTTCCCCCTTCCGGCGCGGACGATCTGGTCTCCAAGCTGCAGGAGTTGGGACAGCTTCATCAGTCCGGCGTGTTGACCGATGCCGAGTTCGCGGCGGCAAAGGCGCAGTTGCTGAGCTAG
- a CDS encoding DUF6325 family protein: MNDAMNIGPVELVVLAFPGSTVDPEAVAALQNVVERGFVTLLDLVYIAKDADGQVSQIDVDEDLTDIGLAILSIEAKALISDEDLDVVRESLEPGTSAAVIVYEQTWARELASTVRGGGGDVVLHVQIPREVVVAAVEAAFQ; encoded by the coding sequence ATGAACGACGCAATGAACATCGGACCGGTCGAGCTCGTGGTGCTGGCATTCCCAGGTTCAACTGTGGATCCTGAAGCTGTCGCCGCGCTGCAGAACGTGGTGGAACGAGGTTTTGTCACTCTGCTCGACCTCGTGTACATCGCCAAGGACGCGGACGGACAGGTGTCGCAGATCGACGTCGACGAAGATCTCACCGACATCGGACTGGCGATTCTGTCCATCGAAGCCAAGGCATTGATCAGTGACGAGGACCTGGACGTGGTCCGTGAGTCACTCGAACCAGGAACGTCCGCCGCAGTCATCGTCTACGAGCAGACGTGGGCGCGTGAGCTCGCGTCGACGGTTCGCGGTGGCGGCGGCGACGTAGTCCTTCACGTTCAGATACCGCGCGAGGTAGTCGTCGCAGCGGTCGAAGCAGCATTTCAGTAG
- a CDS encoding MFS transporter: MKKVWLVWGVGVFAYVIAVLHRTSFGVSGLSAADRFSISPSVLSSFVVLQIVVYAGMQIPAGVLLDRYGSRIMIAVGAFIMMSAQLALAFTESLPVAIGARIAVGAGDALTFISVLRLVPQWFPPRQVPLVSQFTGILGQLGQVMSALPFMLLLSGPGWTFAYGSAAAVGLLAFALALSVIRDAPPGADVVAVPAGAKEIGRQIKTVWMRPGTRLGFFSHMGTQFSITTFALLWGVPYLKSAQGLDSTTVGSLLTLSVISAIVAGPILGILTGRYPMRRSWLVLTIMVASALMWTIVLSRSEPSPLWLLTILVVVISVGGPGSVIGFDYARTSNPSSAMGTAQGMVNIGGFLASLIVIQVMGVILGHMGGYTFDGFRVAWMVQYPVWILGIVGVLVTRGKARRALAAEGVHVRPIREVIRRNK; encoded by the coding sequence ATGAAAAAAGTGTGGTTGGTCTGGGGTGTCGGTGTTTTTGCCTACGTGATCGCCGTGCTTCACCGCACTTCGTTCGGTGTCTCGGGTCTGTCTGCTGCTGATCGGTTCTCGATCTCGCCCAGCGTTCTGTCGAGCTTCGTCGTGCTGCAGATCGTTGTGTACGCCGGCATGCAGATTCCGGCGGGAGTCCTCCTCGACCGCTACGGTTCGCGGATCATGATCGCAGTCGGTGCGTTCATCATGATGTCCGCGCAGTTGGCTCTCGCCTTCACCGAATCGCTGCCCGTCGCGATCGGTGCACGTATTGCCGTCGGTGCCGGGGATGCACTCACCTTCATCTCGGTGTTGCGGTTGGTACCGCAGTGGTTCCCGCCCCGGCAGGTGCCGTTGGTCTCGCAGTTCACGGGCATCCTCGGTCAGCTGGGCCAGGTGATGTCTGCGCTTCCGTTCATGTTGCTGTTGTCCGGACCGGGCTGGACTTTTGCCTACGGCAGCGCTGCCGCTGTCGGACTGTTGGCGTTTGCGCTGGCGTTGAGTGTCATCCGCGACGCGCCTCCCGGTGCCGACGTGGTCGCCGTGCCGGCCGGCGCCAAGGAGATCGGGCGACAGATCAAGACGGTGTGGATGCGGCCCGGCACCCGACTCGGGTTCTTCAGCCACATGGGGACTCAGTTCTCGATCACGACGTTCGCGCTGCTGTGGGGTGTGCCGTACCTGAAATCGGCTCAAGGCCTCGACTCCACGACGGTCGGCTCGCTGCTGACGCTGTCAGTCATCTCGGCAATCGTGGCCGGCCCGATCCTCGGTATTCTCACCGGTCGCTATCCCATGCGTCGATCGTGGTTGGTTCTCACCATCATGGTCGCCAGCGCGCTCATGTGGACGATCGTGCTTTCACGAAGCGAACCGTCTCCGCTCTGGTTGTTGACGATCCTGGTGGTCGTCATCTCGGTGGGTGGACCGGGTTCGGTGATCGGCTTCGACTACGCGCGTACGTCGAACCCGAGTTCGGCGATGGGCACCGCGCAAGGCATGGTCAACATCGGGGGATTCCTCGCTTCCCTCATCGTGATTCAAGTGATGGGCGTCATCCTCGGACACATGGGCGGGTACACGTTCGACGGATTCCGTGTCGCCTGGATGGTGCAATATCCGGTTTGGATTCTCGGTATCGTCGGTGTGCTCGTCACCCGAGGCAAAGCCCGGCGAGCCCTCGCAGCAGAAGGCGTACACGTACGGCCGATTCGCGAAGTCATTCGTCGCAACAAATAA
- a CDS encoding aldo/keto reductase, whose amino-acid sequence MTVPTVTLAEGLTVSAQGYGAMSVAPVYGPVDPAEALATLHHAVDIGITFIDTANVYGEGSSERAVGELLKDRRDEVQLATKFGLVGNIANGQRGINGDPAYVPRALDESLGRLGVDHVDLYYLHRVDPNVPIEDTVGAIAEQVKAGKVRNIGLSEATGDELRRAYGVHPIAAIQSEWSIWSRDVENKVVPTAAELGVGFVPFSPVGRGFLAGSFDAETLGDNDLRRRFPRFSDSALPANQKVLDVVRAVGEELGATPAQVSLAWLDAKGRQHGLPSVSIPGTRFAARVTENAGALDIVLSEDQIARLDSLAAITEGFRSADLNWVSQGRE is encoded by the coding sequence ATGACCGTCCCCACCGTCACTCTGGCCGAAGGTCTCACTGTCAGCGCCCAGGGATACGGCGCGATGTCCGTCGCCCCGGTCTACGGCCCGGTGGATCCGGCCGAGGCGCTCGCCACGCTGCACCATGCGGTGGACATCGGGATCACGTTCATCGACACCGCCAACGTGTACGGCGAGGGCTCGAGCGAGCGTGCGGTGGGAGAGCTTCTCAAAGACCGCCGGGACGAAGTGCAGTTGGCGACCAAGTTCGGTCTGGTCGGCAACATCGCCAACGGTCAGCGCGGGATCAACGGAGACCCGGCTTACGTGCCGCGGGCACTCGACGAGTCTCTGGGACGACTCGGCGTCGATCATGTCGACCTCTACTACTTGCACCGGGTCGACCCGAACGTGCCGATCGAAGACACCGTCGGCGCGATCGCGGAGCAGGTGAAGGCGGGCAAGGTCCGCAACATCGGCCTGTCCGAGGCGACCGGCGATGAACTGCGTCGTGCGTACGGGGTGCATCCGATCGCGGCGATCCAGTCGGAATGGAGCATCTGGAGTCGGGACGTCGAGAACAAGGTAGTACCCACCGCCGCGGAACTCGGAGTCGGATTCGTGCCCTTCTCACCTGTGGGCCGAGGCTTCCTGGCGGGATCGTTCGATGCGGAGACGCTCGGTGACAACGACCTGCGCCGACGCTTCCCACGCTTCTCGGACTCCGCGCTCCCTGCTAATCAGAAGGTTCTCGACGTGGTCCGCGCCGTCGGTGAGGAGCTCGGCGCGACGCCTGCACAGGTTTCCCTGGCATGGCTCGATGCCAAGGGCCGTCAGCACGGGTTGCCTTCCGTTTCGATTCCCGGCACGCGGTTCGCTGCACGAGTCACGGAAAACGCCGGAGCGTTGGACATCGTTCTGAGCGAAGACCAGATCGCTCGCCTCGACTCCCTCGCCGCGATCACCGAAGGCTTCCGTTCGGCTGATTTGAATTGGGTCTCTCAGGGCCGCGAATAA
- a CDS encoding TIGR03086 family metal-binding protein: MAFDWLELVLTAHREFGSRLAAVEDWNAPTPDSDWHVEHLVRHVIEEQQWVPPLLAGLTVGEATPDIVPVGDDLWTEWQKYSDAAIKAWKSTDLSAHVHLSYGTVKVEPYLRQQTSDVTIHTWDLARAVGADERLDPDLVEAVWSDLDGQRDMLAESGLFSDPVDLPDDASLQDKLIALTGRDPR; encoded by the coding sequence ATGGCATTCGATTGGCTCGAACTCGTACTCACCGCCCACCGCGAATTCGGTTCACGACTCGCTGCGGTCGAGGACTGGAACGCACCCACGCCCGACTCCGACTGGCACGTCGAACACCTCGTCCGCCACGTCATCGAGGAGCAGCAGTGGGTACCGCCGCTCCTGGCCGGACTGACGGTCGGCGAGGCGACACCGGACATCGTTCCCGTCGGGGACGACCTGTGGACCGAATGGCAGAAGTACTCCGATGCCGCAATCAAAGCGTGGAAATCGACGGACCTCAGTGCCCACGTTCACCTCTCGTACGGCACGGTGAAGGTGGAACCCTATCTGCGCCAGCAGACCTCGGACGTCACGATCCACACCTGGGACCTTGCGCGAGCGGTCGGAGCAGACGAGCGGCTCGATCCAGACCTCGTCGAGGCCGTCTGGTCCGACCTCGACGGGCAGCGCGACATGCTCGCCGAGAGCGGACTCTTCTCCGATCCCGTCGACCTCCCGGACGATGCGTCGTTGCAGGACAAGCTGATTGCCCTGACCGGTCGCGATCCTCGTTAG
- a CDS encoding alkaline phosphatase family protein, with amino-acid sequence MSIEVSRRSVLIGGSVVAGTALLGTPARASVPTSAGIPDLDVHVIVVDGMRPDELRSELTPTLTGLAAGGIHYPDASAITIAETLPNHTAMMTGVLPARSGVPANSVYDPAIDKKRDLDRPSDLQASTVLDRVRTELGLTTASVLSKRYLHGLFGDRASLVWDPQPLVPGTEHAPDNFTIDALIRIVGGNSPRLSFTNLGDVDRVGHLDLSGPSIRIARTAALQNTDNQVRRFVDFLHDTGRWNRSILIVLADHSMDWSEPARLIGLDRPLNADPLLAGKIRIAQNGGADLIYFIGPDGERAEAVSRIQQIVDGVDGVESSHLPAEFDLGTNAGDVVAFCAQGWRFSDPTPLSNPIPGNHGHFVTLPIPFFLSGGHPALDGGRKIDTQARTIDVAPTVAALLGLGAPAGGWDGVARTTGVSLNV; translated from the coding sequence GTGAGTATCGAAGTTTCGCGTCGTAGCGTTCTGATCGGCGGAAGTGTTGTCGCCGGAACGGCATTGCTCGGAACGCCCGCTCGCGCGAGTGTTCCCACCAGCGCCGGAATCCCAGACCTGGACGTGCATGTCATAGTCGTAGACGGCATGCGGCCGGACGAGCTGCGATCGGAGCTCACCCCGACGCTGACCGGGCTTGCGGCCGGCGGTATCCACTACCCGGACGCCAGCGCCATCACGATCGCAGAGACGCTGCCGAACCACACGGCGATGATGACGGGAGTGCTGCCGGCGCGTTCGGGTGTACCCGCCAACTCCGTCTACGATCCGGCCATCGACAAGAAGCGTGACCTCGATCGGCCTTCCGACCTGCAGGCATCGACGGTTCTGGATCGGGTGCGCACCGAACTCGGATTGACCACTGCGAGTGTGCTGTCGAAGCGCTACCTGCACGGGTTGTTCGGTGACCGCGCCTCATTGGTGTGGGATCCGCAGCCGCTCGTTCCCGGTACCGAGCATGCGCCGGACAACTTCACGATCGACGCCTTGATCCGTATCGTCGGCGGGAACTCGCCGCGGCTCTCGTTCACCAACCTCGGTGACGTCGATCGGGTCGGGCACCTGGATCTGTCCGGTCCGTCCATCCGGATCGCTCGCACGGCTGCACTTCAGAACACCGACAACCAGGTTCGCCGCTTCGTCGACTTCCTTCATGACACGGGTCGCTGGAATCGGAGCATTCTGATCGTGTTGGCCGACCACTCCATGGACTGGTCGGAGCCCGCGCGGCTCATCGGCTTGGATCGACCGCTGAACGCGGACCCGTTGCTGGCAGGCAAGATTCGAATCGCCCAGAACGGTGGCGCAGACCTGATCTACTTCATCGGACCCGATGGCGAACGGGCGGAAGCCGTCAGCCGGATTCAGCAGATCGTGGATGGTGTGGACGGCGTCGAATCCAGCCACCTCCCCGCCGAATTCGATCTCGGCACCAATGCCGGTGACGTCGTTGCGTTTTGCGCTCAGGGCTGGCGGTTCAGTGATCCGACTCCACTGTCCAACCCGATTCCCGGCAACCACGGCCACTTCGTGACACTGCCCATTCCGTTCTTCCTCAGCGGCGGACATCCCGCTCTGGACGGTGGACGGAAGATCGACACGCAGGCTCGCACGATCGACGTCGCGCCGACGGTTGCGGCTCTGCTCGGCCTCGGTGCACCTGCCGGCGGCTGGGACGGCGTCGCCCGCACGACGGGTGTGTCGCTGAACGTCTAA
- a CDS encoding alkaline phosphatase D family protein, giving the protein MHTNAFDRISRRGLLQGSAALAGAVGLGVASASHAGAEVPGGSPGFAHGVASGDPLPDAVIIWTRITPTADATPGSGVGPAVTLNWQVATDEGFASVVASGSVAASADSDHTAKVDVTGLDSSTTYWYRFTAGSAVSPVGRTRTAPSNSADLDRLRFGVVSCSNWEAGYFGAYRHLAFREDLDAIIHLGDYIYEYGQGEYGARNGSVRLHEPAHEIISLADYRIRHAQYKTDPDLAALHLKLPFITTWDDHESADNAYRDGAENHTPGVEGDWADRKANSAKAYFEWMPVRPSGNGSSVQLYRRFRFGNLAEISMLDLRTYRDEQPTMKQVDDPSRTITGRAQMDWLTNGIVTSPTQWKVVGNPVMITPCVFPPLEPATTAALTELVGVPQAGVPYNTDQWDGYTADRTRLFDAITSNGVDNTVFITGDIHTSWACDLPTNAANYPGGPTVGAEFVVPSVTSPNIDDMLKVPPRTVTVAAEEAFKAVNRHVRYVELDSHGYGVFEIAREGTQMDWYYVDDLTNPQSNAHYAVSYRLPAGAGSRVSPTSAALDQASYRPGVDQ; this is encoded by the coding sequence GTGCACACGAATGCCTTCGATCGAATATCCAGACGTGGCCTGCTGCAGGGATCGGCGGCCCTCGCCGGCGCAGTAGGTCTCGGTGTCGCTTCGGCGAGCCACGCCGGTGCCGAGGTTCCGGGTGGCAGCCCGGGCTTCGCGCACGGCGTGGCATCCGGTGACCCGTTGCCGGATGCGGTGATCATCTGGACCCGCATCACCCCGACGGCAGACGCGACGCCCGGTTCCGGCGTCGGGCCGGCGGTGACTCTCAACTGGCAGGTCGCGACCGATGAGGGGTTCGCGAGCGTCGTTGCGTCCGGAAGTGTTGCTGCTTCGGCGGATTCCGATCACACCGCGAAGGTCGACGTCACCGGACTCGATTCGTCGACGACGTACTGGTACCGATTCACTGCGGGTTCGGCTGTTTCTCCGGTGGGCCGCACCCGCACGGCTCCGTCGAACTCGGCAGATCTCGATCGTCTCCGCTTCGGCGTGGTGTCCTGCTCCAACTGGGAGGCGGGGTATTTCGGTGCCTATCGTCACCTCGCATTCCGCGAAGACCTCGACGCGATCATCCACCTCGGTGACTACATCTACGAGTACGGGCAGGGGGAGTACGGCGCGAGAAACGGATCCGTTCGCCTTCACGAGCCGGCCCACGAGATCATTTCGCTGGCCGACTACCGAATTCGGCACGCGCAGTACAAGACAGACCCGGATCTGGCAGCTCTGCACCTGAAGCTCCCGTTCATCACCACGTGGGACGATCACGAATCGGCCGACAACGCGTACCGGGACGGCGCCGAAAACCACACTCCCGGTGTCGAAGGTGACTGGGCAGATCGAAAGGCCAACTCGGCCAAGGCATATTTCGAGTGGATGCCCGTCCGCCCGTCGGGTAATGGTTCGAGCGTTCAGCTGTATCGTCGGTTCCGCTTCGGGAATCTGGCCGAGATCTCGATGCTCGATCTGCGTACCTACCGCGACGAGCAACCGACCATGAAGCAGGTCGACGATCCGTCGCGCACCATTACCGGACGCGCACAGATGGATTGGTTGACCAACGGAATCGTCACCTCCCCGACGCAGTGGAAGGTCGTCGGCAATCCGGTCATGATCACGCCCTGCGTGTTCCCGCCGCTGGAACCGGCGACCACCGCGGCGTTGACCGAACTGGTGGGTGTGCCGCAGGCCGGTGTCCCGTACAACACGGATCAGTGGGACGGGTACACCGCCGACCGCACCAGGCTTTTCGACGCGATCACCTCGAACGGTGTGGACAACACCGTCTTCATCACCGGTGACATCCACACGTCATGGGCCTGCGACCTACCGACCAACGCCGCCAACTATCCGGGTGGGCCGACCGTCGGCGCCGAGTTCGTCGTCCCGTCGGTGACGTCGCCCAATATCGACGACATGCTGAAAGTGCCACCGCGCACGGTAACCGTTGCGGCAGAAGAAGCATTCAAGGCCGTGAACCGACACGTGCGGTACGTCGAACTGGATTCGCACGGCTACGGCGTATTCGAAATCGCCCGCGAAGGTACTCAGATGGACTGGTACTACGTCGACGATCTCACCAATCCGCAGAGCAATGCGCACTACGCCGTGAGCTACCGTCTTCCGGCAGGCGCGGGCAGTAGAGTCTCACCCACCTCGGCCGCCCTCGATCAGGCCTCGTACCGACCAGGAGTCGACCAGTGA
- the ilvD gene encoding dihydroxy-acid dehydratase — protein MTEPDIKPRSRDVTDGLEKTAARGMLRAVGMGDDDWVKSQIGVASSWNEITPCNLSLDRLAKAVKEGVREAGGFPLEFGTISVSDGISMGHEGMHFSLVSREVIADSVETVMQAERLDGSVLLAGCDKSLPGMMMAAARLDLASVFLYAGSTLPGVAKLSDGSEREVTVIDAFEAVGACSRGLMSRADVDTIERAICPGEGACGGMYTANTMASAAEAMGMSLPGSASPPAPDRRRDGFARESGKAVVELLRRGITARDILTKEAFENAIAVVMAFGGSTNAVLHLLAIAHEAYVPLTLDDFARVGAKVPHLADVKPFGKHVMTDVDRIGGVPVIMKALLDAGLMHGDCLTVTGKTVAENLAHITPPDPDGKVLRAMNKPIHPTGGITILKGSLAPGGAVVKSAGFESDVFVGTARVFERERAAMDALEDGTITGGDVVVIRYEGPKGGPGMREMLAITGAIKGAGLGKDVLLLTDGRFSGGTTGLCVGHVAPEAVDGGPIAFVRDGDQIRLDVGTGQLELLVDDSELEARKKGWEPLPPRYTRGVLAKYSKLVGSASGGAVCG, from the coding sequence ATGACCGAACCCGACATCAAGCCCAGAAGTCGTGACGTCACCGACGGACTCGAAAAGACCGCAGCGCGCGGCATGTTGCGTGCAGTAGGAATGGGCGACGACGACTGGGTCAAGTCGCAGATCGGCGTCGCCTCGTCCTGGAACGAAATCACGCCATGCAACCTGTCCCTCGATCGCCTGGCCAAGGCCGTCAAGGAAGGCGTACGGGAAGCCGGCGGGTTCCCTCTCGAATTCGGCACTATCTCCGTCTCCGACGGCATTTCGATGGGGCACGAGGGCATGCACTTCTCCCTCGTCTCCCGTGAAGTGATCGCGGACAGCGTCGAGACCGTCATGCAGGCCGAGCGTCTCGACGGATCGGTCCTTCTCGCCGGCTGCGACAAGTCGTTGCCCGGCATGATGATGGCGGCGGCCCGCCTCGACCTCGCCAGCGTGTTCCTCTACGCCGGCTCCACCCTCCCCGGCGTCGCCAAACTTTCCGACGGCAGTGAGCGGGAAGTCACCGTCATCGACGCGTTCGAGGCGGTTGGCGCCTGCTCGCGTGGGCTGATGAGCCGCGCCGACGTCGACACCATCGAACGGGCGATCTGCCCGGGCGAAGGCGCGTGCGGCGGCATGTACACGGCAAACACGATGGCCAGCGCCGCCGAGGCCATGGGAATGTCGCTGCCCGGCAGCGCTTCACCGCCCGCACCGGATCGTCGCCGCGACGGCTTCGCCCGCGAGAGCGGCAAAGCCGTTGTCGAGCTCCTGCGTCGAGGCATCACCGCCAGGGACATCCTCACCAAGGAAGCATTCGAGAACGCCATTGCAGTCGTCATGGCATTCGGCGGATCCACCAATGCGGTGCTCCATCTCCTCGCGATCGCGCACGAAGCGTACGTCCCGCTGACGCTCGACGACTTCGCTCGCGTCGGCGCGAAGGTCCCGCACCTCGCCGACGTCAAGCCTTTCGGAAAGCACGTCATGACGGACGTCGACCGTATCGGCGGCGTCCCCGTGATCATGAAGGCATTGCTCGACGCGGGACTCATGCACGGAGATTGCCTGACCGTCACCGGTAAGACCGTGGCGGAGAATCTCGCGCACATCACCCCGCCCGATCCGGACGGCAAGGTCCTGCGGGCGATGAACAAGCCCATTCACCCCACCGGAGGCATCACGATCTTGAAGGGGTCACTCGCGCCCGGCGGCGCGGTGGTCAAGTCGGCAGGATTCGAGTCTGATGTATTCGTCGGCACTGCACGGGTTTTCGAACGCGAGCGCGCCGCGATGGATGCTCTCGAGGACGGCACCATCACCGGCGGTGACGTTGTCGTCATCCGCTACGAAGGCCCGAAGGGTGGTCCCGGCATGCGCGAGATGCTGGCCATCACGGGCGCGATCAAGGGCGCGGGTCTCGGCAAGGACGTCCTGCTGCTGACGGACGGACGATTCTCGGGCGGCACCACCGGCCTGTGTGTCGGACACGTTGCGCCCGAGGCCGTCGACGGCGGTCCCATCGCGTTCGTTCGCGACGGCGATCAGATCCGACTCGACGTGGGTACCGGACAACTCGAATTGTTGGTCGACGACTCCGAATTGGAAGCCCGCAAGAAGGGCTGGGAGCCGTTGCCGCCTCGCTACACACGTGGTGTGTTGGCCAAGTACTCCAAGCTCGTGGGATCAGCCTCGGGTGGAGCAGTGTGCGGCTGA
- a CDS encoding S1 family peptidase, whose product MLQRIVSALAALVLALGLGFIVSSNAVAAPTPMGGGSGIIIDNQLVCTLTTIGHDNGGRLVGITAGHCGGPGSFVIPESNEDAGVVGTFVESNPDLDYGVIQFDPGKVTPVRTVGAATITSIGAPASFPATACKEGRTTGTTCGVVWGDLSADASTWTQICVDHGDSGAPVTVGTTLVAMVNAYLWVPCLGPELGTNMTSIVDTINAHGGVGAGYRPI is encoded by the coding sequence ATGTTGCAGCGAATTGTTTCGGCTCTGGCAGCGTTGGTCTTGGCACTCGGACTCGGGTTCATCGTCAGCAGCAACGCTGTTGCTGCACCCACGCCCATGGGTGGTGGTTCGGGCATCATCATCGACAATCAACTGGTCTGTACGTTGACCACTATCGGTCACGACAACGGCGGCAGACTCGTGGGTATCACCGCAGGTCACTGCGGTGGTCCTGGATCGTTCGTGATCCCGGAAAGCAACGAGGACGCAGGCGTGGTCGGCACGTTCGTCGAGTCGAACCCGGACCTGGACTACGGGGTCATCCAGTTCGATCCGGGCAAGGTCACACCAGTTCGAACGGTGGGCGCGGCAACCATCACCTCGATCGGCGCTCCGGCCAGCTTCCCGGCTACAGCCTGCAAGGAAGGCCGTACGACGGGCACGACCTGCGGCGTCGTCTGGGGAGACCTGAGCGCCGACGCATCCACCTGGACTCAGATCTGCGTCGACCACGGTGATTCGGGAGCCCCGGTCACGGTCGGGACGACGCTGGTCGCGATGGTCAACGCCTACCTCTGGGTGCCATGCCTGGGGCCGGAACTCGGCACCAACATGACCTCCATCGTGGACACGATCAATGCCCACGGAGGTGTCGGCGCCGGGTACCGGCCCATCTAG
- a CDS encoding DUF6319 family protein, whose product MPPRRRSGAAASTPDHLTADNLAALATAVAEGKRATVYLREATPSLGIEAGTSAKVVSVDGNTVMIRPKGVNDELPFEAEELRINRVSAAPAKPAPRPKPVVESEPLMEPLVEPVRPKPRAQPAPAPVPTTTAAPAATPRPAVKRAKKLPAGISVTIHAGADNDWSVTVTQGAKRPGKAVPVAPDAVERAVRELGEPTAIEAVESIIVAARDMAAARVDELSRQLEEARKMLEALGATD is encoded by the coding sequence ATGCCACCCCGTAGACGTTCCGGCGCTGCCGCATCAACGCCGGATCACCTCACTGCGGACAATCTGGCAGCGCTCGCCACGGCTGTCGCCGAAGGCAAGCGCGCCACCGTCTATCTGCGCGAGGCGACTCCCAGCCTGGGGATCGAAGCCGGTACCTCGGCGAAAGTCGTGTCGGTGGACGGCAACACCGTGATGATCCGCCCCAAAGGCGTCAACGACGAATTGCCTTTCGAGGCAGAGGAATTGCGCATCAACCGCGTCTCCGCGGCACCGGCCAAACCGGCGCCACGGCCCAAACCAGTTGTGGAGTCCGAGCCCCTGATGGAGCCACTCGTAGAGCCTGTTCGACCGAAGCCGCGTGCGCAGCCTGCACCCGCTCCGGTACCGACTACCACTGCTGCCCCTGCCGCGACACCTCGTCCGGCCGTCAAGCGTGCGAAGAAACTGCCGGCCGGCATCAGCGTCACGATCCATGCGGGCGCGGACAACGACTGGAGCGTGACGGTCACACAGGGCGCGAAGCGTCCGGGCAAAGCAGTTCCGGTCGCACCCGATGCGGTCGAGCGAGCTGTCCGCGAGTTGGGTGAGCCCACCGCAATCGAGGCTGTCGAGTCCATCATCGTCGCTGCACGGGACATGGCTGCAGCGCGAGTCGACGAGTTGAGTCGTCAGCTCGAGGAGGCACGCAAGATGCTCGAAGCGCTCGGAGCTACCGACTAG
- a CDS encoding adenylate/guanylate cyclase domain-containing protein: protein MSSSESEWIDEVTEPAPAESHVAEPHTADPVDVDAHLLSRIQADIEESLLGGPRCFTQSQIAEFAGVTRERADRLWVAMGFAVDEDPDAVMFTQQDANALKTIIDMVNRGVISQSSEVAAARSLGQSMSRLAEWQVSLISTHIIDQLADSADHEPEAIRKIVLRLGAEIIPAVESLQTYVWKRHVASSTGRNVGNPGEEVASRVLVVGFADIVGYTSLTRGLDSAELNDLLERFESASTEIIGRNYGWVVKTVGDEVMFAAESPHHAAEIALQIQQAVLADHDDPQLRVGLAMGPTLVRFGDLYGSVVNKAARLTSSARPGTVLIDSELATQLGSDANFKLRHLRPRRVRGIDRLEQYVLRRNLEP from the coding sequence GTGAGCAGTTCGGAGTCAGAGTGGATCGACGAGGTCACCGAACCCGCCCCTGCTGAATCTCACGTTGCCGAACCTCACACCGCTGATCCGGTCGACGTCGATGCTCATCTGCTCAGCCGGATTCAAGCCGACATCGAGGAGTCCCTCCTCGGCGGACCGCGCTGCTTCACGCAATCGCAGATCGCGGAATTCGCCGGTGTGACACGCGAGCGTGCCGATCGTTTGTGGGTCGCGATGGGCTTTGCCGTCGACGAGGATCCCGACGCCGTCATGTTCACCCAGCAAGACGCCAACGCCCTCAAGACGATCATCGACATGGTCAATCGAGGAGTTATCTCGCAGAGCAGTGAGGTGGCTGCCGCCCGTTCACTGGGGCAGTCGATGTCGAGGTTGGCTGAGTGGCAGGTCTCGCTGATCAGCACACACATCATCGACCAGCTCGCCGACTCGGCAGATCACGAGCCCGAAGCGATCCGGAAGATCGTTCTGCGCCTCGGCGCCGAGATCATTCCCGCTGTCGAATCTCTGCAGACGTACGTGTGGAAGCGCCACGTCGCGTCGTCGACGGGCCGCAACGTCGGAAACCCGGGCGAAGAAGTAGCGAGTCGTGTTCTGGTCGTGGGTTTCGCCGACATCGTCGGGTACACCTCGCTGACCCGCGGCCTCGACTCCGCCGAACTCAACGATCTGCTCGAGCGGTTCGAGTCCGCGTCCACCGAAATCATCGGTCGCAACTACGGCTGGGTGGTCAAGACCGTCGGTGACGAGGTCATGTTTGCCGCTGAAAGTCCCCACCACGCCGCCGAGATCGCTTTGCAGATCCAGCAGGCGGTCCTCGCCGATCACGACGATCCGCAGCTTCGGGTGGGTCTGGCCATGGGGCCGACGTTGGTTCGCTTCGGAGATCTCTACGGTTCGGTGGTCAACAAGGCCGCGCGTCTCACCAGCTCTGCTCGTCCCGGCACTGTGCTGATCGACTCCGAGCTGGCCACCCAGCTCGGCTCGGACGCCAATTTCAAACTGCGACACCTTCGTCCGCGACGAGTGCGCGGCATCGACAGGCTCGAGCAGTACGTGCTACGCCGCAATCTGGAGCCGTGA